One region of Mesomycoplasma ovipneumoniae genomic DNA includes:
- the lpdA gene encoding dihydrolipoyl dehydrogenase: protein MYKFKFADIGEGLHEGVVAQIYKKEGDQVNEGDSLFSVETDKITADIPSPKSGKIVKVLMSEGDTIHVGQEIYYIDDGSGDSDVAEVKTEEKKEEEASGASVVGEVKVSNDLLSFDFGPKKSTPKPAKTPAPKAEKAPEKPTSSVNTGKVYQGKIDQEFDVIVIGSGPGGYLAAAEAGKSGLSTLIVEKEYWGGVCLNVGCIPTKAMLKTAEVLDYVTHFSDYGLEGKTDVKISWEKMHQRKTEVVNKLVGGVKAIVKSARATSIFGEAKFLGAHEISVEDKVYRGKHIILATGSRDRKLNLPGFEQGYQSGKILTSKEAINLEEKVSSIVIIGGGVIGVEFAQIFVAAGVKVTILQNLPRLLANLDSEISQIITKNLTDRGVNVVLNSNIISYENDNIIYELDGKRQQISADKILVSIGREPNSEGLSEVGIELDSRKSVIVDDQCRTNVNGVYAIGDLTAKAMLAHVAYRHAVVAVSTITGKGEKYNDKTVPACVYTHPEIASVGLTEEQAKEQGYDFVVGKASFAHIGKAIAAGDAHGFAKLIVDKKYGEILGAHFIGPVATDMISEIVVSMDAEVTIHELAAAIHPHPTYSEVIWEAARAAQAKLKR, encoded by the coding sequence ATGTATAAATTTAAATTTGCTGACATTGGTGAAGGGCTCCACGAAGGAGTTGTCGCCCAAATTTACAAAAAAGAAGGTGACCAAGTAAATGAAGGTGATTCGTTATTTTCAGTTGAAACTGACAAAATTACCGCCGACATACCTTCCCCAAAATCCGGAAAAATTGTTAAAGTTTTAATGTCTGAAGGTGATACAATTCACGTTGGCCAAGAAATTTATTATATTGATGATGGATCAGGTGATAGTGATGTTGCCGAAGTTAAAACTGAAGAGAAAAAGGAAGAAGAAGCAAGCGGAGCAAGTGTTGTTGGTGAAGTAAAAGTAAGCAATGATCTTTTAAGTTTTGATTTTGGTCCAAAAAAATCAACACCAAAACCAGCTAAAACTCCTGCCCCAAAAGCTGAAAAAGCACCTGAAAAACCTACCTCTTCTGTAAATACTGGCAAAGTTTACCAAGGTAAAATTGACCAAGAATTTGATGTAATTGTTATTGGTTCAGGCCCTGGTGGTTATCTTGCAGCTGCCGAGGCTGGTAAAAGCGGTTTATCAACTTTAATTGTTGAAAAAGAATACTGAGGTGGTGTTTGTTTAAATGTTGGTTGCATTCCAACAAAAGCAATGTTAAAAACTGCCGAAGTTCTTGATTATGTAACTCACTTTAGTGACTATGGTCTTGAAGGAAAAACTGATGTAAAAATTTCCTGAGAAAAAATGCACCAACGAAAAACTGAAGTTGTTAACAAATTAGTTGGTGGAGTTAAGGCAATTGTAAAATCAGCAAGAGCTACAAGCATTTTTGGTGAGGCCAAATTCCTTGGTGCACACGAAATTTCAGTTGAAGATAAAGTTTATCGTGGAAAACATATTATTCTTGCAACTGGATCACGTGACCGTAAATTGAATTTACCTGGTTTTGAACAAGGTTACCAATCTGGAAAAATTTTAACTTCAAAAGAAGCAATTAATCTTGAAGAAAAAGTTAGTTCAATTGTAATAATTGGTGGCGGTGTTATTGGTGTTGAATTTGCCCAAATTTTTGTCGCTGCTGGTGTTAAGGTAACAATTTTACAAAATCTTCCAAGACTTTTGGCAAATCTTGATAGCGAAATTTCACAAATTATTACAAAAAATTTAACTGACCGTGGTGTTAATGTTGTCCTAAATTCTAATATTATTAGCTATGAAAATGATAATATTATTTACGAGCTTGACGGAAAAAGACAACAAATTAGCGCTGATAAAATTTTAGTAAGCATCGGTCGTGAGCCAAATTCTGAAGGTCTTAGCGAAGTTGGAATTGAACTTGATTCTCGCAAAAGTGTTATTGTTGATGATCAATGCAGAACAAACGTAAACGGAGTTTATGCAATTGGTGATCTTACTGCAAAAGCAATGCTAGCCCATGTTGCTTACCGTCATGCCGTTGTTGCAGTAAGCACAATAACCGGAAAAGGTGAAAAATATAACGATAAAACCGTTCCAGCTTGCGTTTATACTCATCCTGAAATTGCTTCAGTTGGTCTAACTGAAGAACAAGCAAAAGAACAAGGTTATGATTTTGTTGTTGGAAAAGCTAGTTTTGCTCACATTGGTAAAGCAATTGCTGCCGGAGATGCCCACGGATTTGCTAAATTAATTGTTGATAAAAAATATGGCGAAATTCTTGGTGCTCACTTTATCGGCCCAGTAGCTACTGATATGATTTCAGAAATTGTCGTTTCAATGGACGCAGAAGTAACAATTCATGAACTTGCAGCAGCAATTCACCCACACCCTACTTATAGCGAAGTAATTTGAGAAGCGGCTCGTGCTGCACAAGCAAAACTAAAAAGATAA
- a CDS encoding SGNH/GDSL hydrolase family protein, with translation MKKNISKPDFSKAFKIFLSFSTLSLTISGITLIGIKNRDKTDQINIPITHSVQETEELLDKINYLSLGDSISAGFNWDYSFDVRGMLDENNQVKGLSYPAFFANFIQKVNPNALKSFDNLALSWTTITDWLYLLNPENEKYKNSDKTHFRFNYHLDKKLNSPYGQQIREVFDDFSATSFPKLHKKIQESNLITLSLGANDLIESIDFRVIAKPLQKLATKAEASFEFMQNIELTYQKIYRNLLTLVENLRKINPNVRIVLVGYNSLTSNIVKFFEKLLTNEIGLPENYANLAIKRLNSTIRQVARVQKVQYVDLYNEKIWQENPSEFATKELDIHPSTKGYKKMAQDLLFKLAFDQDIPFRNEADQKLGWDKDYVEKDLNNYRRILNIAPNSQILEALSLEGSTDKFISKTSQIETRTTADIQKTEKSPLENFVNVILNNNFGDFLSRFVQLGLQNNPGVQKTLTDFWKENQKAGASFAQILQKIFSSGFFSQIIARFQTYVQNIINTQNWEKATISDLVNQIFADFDEKQIIDVLNTVVTSEFASENPEKTKELIFASIFGQSLVQDLIINNIIQVDVAYKDNLKVVFTFDSIRKLFTKIITDFQLRADEYKNSGSFQQIIQTYLENPENDADNVSFIRNFISETLKHHDSVQVLVGIINDNFNFNLPKDDQDSLTDLLVSLADVIVRTNVWTKLNDLAAKNFLDVIKQSDYKNVTENISSIFSDQIYTNYTTFFKDSKNLIDLFHELLSFELSNNQIESLKKLLNKFYPILTKFDLSNFIDSSSPNFASFSFLFDSAKDFLVSNSFKPLSDIVNSAINDFLVNKSQYQRIDDLNRFGFQFLANNLPKLEENIYAFIAKNVQDEKFLTNLINLISNSLTDQGLTPKSIETFSQIIRLIFEDFYTKYQIWKNDKTSPTNNLIFDFVKGAINTFEAFTKSNFDEYDFLKNNLESARKANNEPQIQEYSAKIALLDQQLSFQNFSSYFLNNFFSQEQIYSLLKSLAGLNFQSKISNQDLVLFFKNLFDQTFLHKQLIGKLDQNSFFSNKTIQEPLLNILSNFFESSEVDKLLSSLIDYFFDNKKFEEHSNFNSLIENFLKENAQLIEEVFTLFLGNTATWESISQFLQAVLDAYQLNLSQESVNTILGLVHDILTKLRDSILSIQSETTIQPPLIIKSLITIIFDAISNNPTPKKSVIETLFDSFSVDIANNYYSSPEPTSTQDPTKITPDKISSLIAEVIKTQPISEQIRSSFSSIPDEYREDIVPIFDSFLKSDGLKDLFNSYFKIVAKANINKPLDNFSLIKSLFERQHFNKIIGEFIVKLDEKKNNLTTNFAKLSQKIFNTQFEETEFESFFKLIKKIIQNNIESHYTDEPELIDIFSDQAQAINVSQDVGDFQIQAQPFSDSGTEQESPNSSPTETQNQIPVKKTANYSKQNAFLTKIITVLTKLTSGQFSTSNLNSLLETEIANEEFIVELIKQIGTVYNQIDQSEKDNIWKILTKIFKSDFFKEKIELLSVGNIASFSIFSGLSEQTKEKIEPTFKSLLLEFLPNSANKLFIFRILDHINKNQESFKEVKTFSAILTNFLTNDNTNKTTDQSQSSQTQTNNQFLKAYLWHVLNFLVKHDGFLDIAVDIIASYLNLNLDSSNPNLTTKVQNPREIPKTFLKEFIGLGFDNPLISDILDQMLGAVKTLDSSKEASTFFSAIFSKLDFAKLINLDLVVKIEPKISVDDSTGQTPSDQKQLIDEQNLSLNTPIGQKISTKTLADFFDLIFLASPNWDNKKQNEASPILKELNHIKYTGIQLESIFKSGQKDPQLEAISKLFYRIWHSEGTGSNRISISNFKNSSKGRLLYRLVLILLFYTYESRISNATYLIRTWGFYGGALSSYTASEIIRTSLQSGEQSNKSKTTDNNYKTFINNVIGDPVKSKGWFSNTYYKSHDVKLNDMLTMIYYNKEKNRFSRDTNQSNLKDQILQQIHDGTYPVDYTNPKK, from the coding sequence ATGAAAAAAAATATCTCAAAACCTGATTTTTCTAAAGCATTCAAAATATTTTTAAGTTTTAGCACCTTATCTTTAACAATTTCTGGAATTACTTTGATTGGTATAAAAAATCGCGATAAAACAGATCAAATTAACATACCAATTACCCACTCGGTCCAAGAAACAGAAGAGCTTTTGGATAAAATTAATTATTTATCATTAGGCGATTCGATTTCTGCTGGTTTTAACTGAGATTATTCTTTTGATGTTAGAGGTATGCTTGATGAAAATAATCAAGTAAAAGGACTTTCGTATCCTGCCTTTTTTGCTAATTTTATTCAGAAAGTTAACCCAAATGCCCTTAAATCATTCGATAATTTGGCCCTTTCTTGAACAACAATCACAGATTGACTATATTTACTTAATCCAGAAAATGAAAAATACAAAAATTCAGACAAAACACATTTTCGTTTCAATTATCATCTAGACAAAAAATTAAATTCGCCATATGGGCAGCAAATTCGTGAAGTTTTTGATGACTTTTCGGCAACAAGTTTTCCAAAACTCCACAAAAAAATTCAAGAATCAAATTTAATAACACTTTCATTAGGGGCAAATGATTTAATTGAATCTATTGATTTTCGTGTAATTGCAAAACCACTCCAAAAACTTGCTACAAAAGCTGAAGCAAGTTTTGAATTTATGCAAAATATTGAACTAACCTACCAAAAAATTTATCGAAATTTGCTAACTTTAGTTGAAAATTTGCGTAAAATTAATCCTAATGTTCGAATTGTTCTAGTCGGATATAATTCTTTGACATCCAATATTGTTAAATTTTTTGAAAAATTACTAACAAATGAAATAGGTTTACCGGAAAATTACGCTAATTTAGCAATAAAACGTTTAAATTCAACAATTAGACAAGTTGCCAGAGTTCAAAAAGTTCAGTATGTTGACTTGTATAATGAAAAAATTTGACAAGAAAATCCAAGCGAATTTGCAACAAAAGAATTGGATATTCACCCTTCAACAAAAGGTTATAAAAAAATGGCTCAAGACCTCTTGTTCAAACTTGCTTTTGATCAAGATATTCCATTTAGAAATGAAGCAGACCAAAAATTAGGTTGAGATAAAGATTATGTCGAAAAAGATTTAAATAATTACCGTCGTATTTTAAATATAGCGCCAAATTCACAAATTCTTGAGGCCTTAAGTCTTGAAGGCTCAACTGATAAGTTTATTTCTAAGACCTCTCAAATTGAAACAAGAACGACTGCAGATATTCAAAAAACTGAAAAATCACCACTTGAAAATTTTGTAAATGTGATATTAAATAATAATTTTGGTGATTTTTTAAGCCGTTTTGTCCAGTTAGGACTCCAAAATAATCCAGGCGTGCAAAAAACTTTAACTGATTTTTGAAAGGAAAACCAAAAAGCTGGCGCTTCATTTGCCCAAATTTTGCAAAAAATTTTCTCAAGTGGCTTTTTTAGTCAAATAATTGCGCGTTTTCAGACTTATGTTCAAAATATTATTAACACTCAAAACTGAGAAAAAGCAACAATTTCTGATTTAGTTAATCAAATTTTTGCCGACTTTGATGAAAAACAGATAATTGATGTTTTAAATACTGTTGTAACTTCTGAATTTGCCAGTGAAAATCCTGAAAAAACTAAAGAACTAATTTTTGCTTCTATTTTTGGTCAAAGTTTAGTTCAGGATCTTATAATTAACAATATTATCCAAGTTGATGTTGCATATAAAGATAATTTGAAGGTAGTTTTTACTTTTGATTCTATTAGAAAACTATTTACAAAAATAATTACTGATTTTCAGCTTCGCGCTGATGAATATAAAAATTCTGGCAGTTTTCAGCAAATAATCCAAACTTACCTTGAAAATCCAGAAAATGACGCTGATAATGTTAGTTTTATCCGCAATTTTATCTCAGAAACACTAAAGCATCATGACTCTGTTCAGGTTCTAGTTGGAATTATTAACGACAATTTTAACTTTAATTTGCCAAAAGATGATCAAGATTCGCTCACTGATCTTTTAGTTTCGCTCGCTGATGTTATTGTGCGAACAAATGTTTGGACCAAATTGAATGATCTTGCTGCTAAAAACTTTTTAGATGTTATTAAGCAAAGTGATTATAAAAATGTTACTGAGAACATTTCATCAATTTTTTCTGACCAAATTTATACAAATTACACAACTTTTTTTAAAGATTCCAAAAATTTAATTGATTTATTTCATGAACTTTTAAGTTTTGAATTAAGCAATAATCAAATTGAATCACTTAAAAAATTACTTAATAAATTTTACCCAATTTTAACAAAATTTGACCTAAGCAACTTTATCGATAGTTCTTCACCAAATTTTGCTAGTTTTTCCTTCCTTTTTGATTCAGCCAAAGATTTTTTAGTTTCAAATTCATTCAAACCTTTATCAGATATCGTAAATTCTGCAATTAATGATTTTTTAGTAAATAAAAGCCAATATCAGCGAATTGATGATTTAAACCGTTTTGGTTTTCAATTTTTAGCTAATAATTTACCAAAACTTGAAGAAAATATTTACGCTTTTATTGCAAAAAATGTCCAAGACGAAAAGTTCTTAACTAACCTAATTAACTTAATTAGCAATTCACTGACTGATCAAGGTCTAACACCTAAGTCAATTGAAACTTTTTCGCAAATTATTAGACTAATTTTTGAAGACTTTTATACTAAATATCAAATTTGAAAAAATGATAAAACAAGTCCGACTAACAATTTAATTTTTGATTTTGTTAAAGGCGCAATAAATACTTTCGAAGCCTTTACAAAATCAAATTTTGACGAGTATGATTTTCTCAAAAATAACCTTGAATCGGCAAGAAAAGCAAATAATGAACCACAAATTCAAGAATATTCAGCAAAAATCGCACTTTTGGACCAACAACTTTCATTTCAAAATTTTTCTAGTTATTTTTTAAACAATTTTTTTAGTCAAGAACAAATTTATTCACTTTTAAAAAGTCTTGCCGGCCTTAATTTTCAAAGCAAAATTTCCAATCAAGATTTGGTTTTATTTTTCAAAAACCTTTTTGATCAAACATTTTTACATAAGCAATTAATCGGAAAATTAGACCAAAATAGTTTTTTTAGCAATAAAACAATTCAAGAACCCCTTTTAAATATTTTATCTAACTTCTTTGAATCTTCAGAAGTTGACAAATTACTTTCAAGCCTTATTGATTATTTTTTTGACAATAAAAAGTTTGAAGAACACTCTAATTTTAATTCGTTAATTGAGAATTTTCTTAAAGAAAATGCTCAATTAATTGAAGAAGTTTTTACACTTTTTTTAGGCAACACAGCAACTTGAGAGTCAATTTCCCAATTTTTACAGGCAGTTTTGGATGCATATCAACTAAATTTATCACAAGAATCTGTTAATACAATCTTAGGACTAGTTCATGATATTTTGACAAAACTAAGGGATTCAATTCTAAGTATTCAAAGCGAAACAACAATTCAACCGCCGTTAATAATAAAATCATTAATTACCATTATTTTTGATGCAATTTCTAATAATCCAACCCCTAAAAAGTCTGTTATTGAGACTTTATTTGACAGTTTTAGCGTTGATATTGCAAATAATTACTATTCTTCTCCAGAGCCAACAAGTACCCAAGATCCAACCAAAATTACTCCAGATAAAATTTCTTCATTAATTGCTGAAGTAATAAAAACTCAGCCTATTTCAGAGCAAATTCGATCAAGTTTTTCAAGCATTCCAGATGAATATCGTGAAGATATTGTTCCAATTTTTGATTCATTTTTAAAATCTGATGGACTTAAAGATTTATTTAATTCCTATTTTAAAATAGTTGCAAAAGCAAATATTAATAAGCCATTGGATAATTTTTCATTAATTAAGTCTTTATTTGAAAGGCAACATTTTAATAAAATTATTGGTGAATTTATTGTTAAATTAGACGAAAAAAAGAATAATCTAACAACTAATTTTGCAAAACTATCACAAAAAATTTTTAATACTCAATTTGAAGAAACAGAATTTGAATCTTTTTTCAAGCTAATTAAGAAAATAATTCAAAATAATATTGAAAGTCATTACACCGATGAGCCAGAATTAATAGATATTTTTTCAGACCAAGCTCAAGCAATAAATGTGAGTCAAGATGTTGGTGATTTTCAAATTCAAGCTCAACCATTTAGCGATTCTGGTACTGAACAAGAATCGCCAAATTCATCTCCAACAGAAACACAAAATCAAATCCCAGTCAAAAAGACTGCGAATTATTCAAAACAAAATGCTTTTTTAACAAAAATTATTACTGTTTTGACTAAATTAACCAGCGGTCAGTTTTCTACTTCAAATTTGAACTCATTACTAGAAACTGAGATTGCAAATGAAGAGTTTATCGTTGAACTAATCAAGCAAATTGGAACAGTTTATAACCAAATTGATCAATCAGAAAAAGATAATATTTGAAAAATACTGACAAAAATTTTTAAATCTGATTTTTTCAAAGAAAAAATTGAACTATTAAGTGTTGGAAATATTGCTAGTTTTTCAATCTTTAGCGGCCTATCAGAACAAACCAAAGAAAAAATTGAGCCAACATTTAAAAGTTTGTTGCTAGAATTTTTACCAAATTCTGCAAATAAACTTTTTATTTTTCGAATTTTAGATCATATAAATAAAAATCAAGAATCATTTAAAGAAGTAAAAACTTTTTCAGCAATCTTAACTAATTTTTTAACTAATGATAATACTAATAAAACTACCGACCAAAGCCAGAGTTCGCAAACTCAAACTAATAACCAATTTCTGAAGGCATATTTGTGACATGTGCTTAATTTTTTAGTAAAACATGATGGATTTTTAGATATAGCCGTTGATATAATTGCCTCATATTTAAACTTAAATTTAGACAGCAGCAACCCAAATTTAACCACTAAAGTTCAAAATCCAAGAGAGATTCCTAAAACTTTCTTAAAAGAATTTATTGGTCTTGGCTTTGATAATCCATTAATTTCTGATATTTTAGATCAAATGTTAGGAGCGGTTAAAACTTTAGATTCAAGTAAAGAAGCATCTACTTTTTTCAGTGCCATTTTTAGTAAATTAGATTTTGCAAAATTAATTAATCTTGATTTAGTTGTTAAAATTGAACCAAAAATTAGTGTAGATGACTCAACAGGTCAAACTCCAAGCGATCAAAAACAACTAATTGATGAACAAAATTTATCATTAAACACACCAATTGGACAAAAAATATCAACTAAAACACTCGCTGATTTCTTTGATTTAATATTTTTAGCCTCACCAAACTGAGATAATAAAAAACAAAATGAAGCTTCGCCAATTTTAAAAGAATTAAATCATATAAAATACACCGGAATTCAATTAGAATCAATTTTTAAATCAGGTCAAAAAGACCCTCAACTTGAAGCAATTTCAAAATTATTTTATAGAATTTGGCACTCTGAGGGCACAGGTTCTAACAGAATATCAATCAGTAATTTCAAAAATTCATCAAAAGGAAGACTACTTTATAGATTGGTGTTAATTCTTCTTTTTTATACATATGAATCAAGAATTTCTAATGCTACTTATTTAATTCGAACTTGAGGGTTCTATGGAGGTGCTTTGTCTTCCTATACTGCATCTGAAATAATCCGTACTTCATTGCAAAGCGGTGAGCAATCAAATAAAAGTAAAACTACTGATAATAATTATAAAACCTTTATTAACAATGTAATTGGCGACCCTGTAAAAAGTAAAGGTTGGTTTTCAAACACCTATTATAAATCTCATGACGTAAAATTAAACGATATGCTAACAATGATTTATTACAATAAAGAAAAAAATCGTTTTTCTAGAGACACAAACCAATCTAACTTAAAAGACCAAATTTTACAACAAATCCATGATGGAACTTATCCTGTTGATTATACAAACCCTAAAAAATAA
- a CDS encoding Cof-type HAD-IIB family hydrolase: protein MKTSKNRYLFVLDLDGTVLSDSANSEIHPDTESEIKRAVELGHVVCILTGRPWRSTKPIYEKLGLKTIVANFNGAYIHNPTDSEFIPTINYINLNDILYIMGDKRVKAETSNVAIEGPGWAKIKKRDKQLEQVFGFDHIKNLKPGLNYNKIPLKPTCLILDTKPTTNINDFKSYLERRYGDLGEFSAWSKGENHTYVFDMTAIGVNKSKAVSMLSRYYKIDLENIISIGDSYNDIGMFEIATISVAMANSPQQVKRNATVILKKTNKEGGVGDYIRRFLKNPTKEIEKSKKRKETRSSVTFEATEY, encoded by the coding sequence ATGAAAACCTCAAAAAATCGCTATCTTTTTGTTCTTGATCTTGATGGCACAGTGCTTTCTGATAGTGCAAATTCTGAAATTCATCCCGATACTGAATCAGAAATTAAACGCGCTGTTGAATTAGGGCATGTTGTTTGCATTCTGACAGGAAGACCCTGAAGATCAACAAAACCAATATACGAAAAATTAGGTCTAAAAACAATTGTTGCTAATTTTAACGGCGCTTATATTCATAACCCAACTGACTCTGAATTTATTCCAACAATTAATTACATAAATTTGAACGACATTTTATATATAATGGGTGACAAACGAGTAAAAGCTGAAACCTCAAATGTTGCAATTGAAGGGCCTGGATGAGCTAAAATCAAAAAACGCGATAAACAATTAGAGCAAGTTTTTGGATTTGACCATATTAAAAATCTAAAGCCTGGTCTAAATTACAATAAAATACCCTTAAAACCGACTTGTTTAATTCTTGATACAAAACCAACTACAAACATAAACGATTTTAAATCATATTTAGAGCGACGCTATGGTGATCTAGGCGAATTTTCGGCTTGATCAAAAGGAGAAAATCACACATACGTTTTTGATATGACAGCAATTGGGGTTAATAAATCTAAAGCAGTTTCAATGCTTTCGCGCTATTATAAAATTGACTTAGAAAATATAATTTCAATTGGTGATAGTTACAATGATATTGGTATGTTTGAAATTGCAACAATTTCTGTTGCAATGGCAAATTCGCCTCAGCAAGTAAAAAGGAATGCAACCGTTATTCTTAAAAAAACAAATAAAGAAGGTGGCGTTGGCGATTATATTCGCCGTTTTTTAAAAAATCCTACAAAAGAAATTGAAAAATCAAAAAAACGTAAAGAAACGCGTTCATCAGTTACATTTGAAGCAACCGAGTATTAA
- a CDS encoding nicotinate-nucleotide adenylyltransferase, whose protein sequence is MKLEKIAIYGGSFNPVHKAHIQIAKKAIDFLNLDMLFFVPNYINPLKNTKENNIDPSFRFEMLKLVQIEKTQVCDYEIKAKKISYTIETVNYFRQKYPDAKLFLIIGSDNLASFKKWKNYKEILQKVQLVVFNRKNYPDLGNIKRYNALILPTQLPNFSSSQIRSGNFFGLDPKVNAFIGANFLYANSILKAFLGNSDRFIHSKNTAELSNEYAKIYGLDSKQAYYAGLFHDLTKKWTRQEHIDFLKSQKIDASDLQDYELHQLTASIWLKNVYLLPFEQIIRAISCHTTLCFEMSLFDKAIYVADKLARGRRFSGIQKLRALAKQDLNKVFSQLVRMSKIKHENMINSSNQMKLYEKHQN, encoded by the coding sequence ATGAAATTAGAAAAAATTGCAATTTATGGCGGTTCATTTAATCCCGTTCATAAAGCTCATATACAAATTGCAAAAAAAGCAATCGATTTTTTAAATTTAGATATGCTTTTTTTTGTCCCAAATTACATAAATCCGTTAAAAAATACTAAAGAAAACAACATTGATCCGTCATTTCGTTTTGAAATGCTAAAATTAGTGCAAATTGAAAAAACACAAGTTTGTGATTATGAAATTAAAGCCAAAAAAATTAGCTATACAATTGAAACAGTAAATTATTTTAGACAAAAATATCCTGATGCAAAACTTTTTTTAATAATAGGTTCTGATAATCTTGCCAGTTTTAAAAAGTGGAAAAATTACAAGGAAATTCTTCAAAAAGTCCAACTTGTTGTTTTTAATCGTAAAAATTATCCTGATTTAGGAAATATTAAACGTTATAATGCCTTAATTTTGCCAACCCAGCTGCCCAATTTTAGCTCGTCACAAATAAGAAGTGGAAACTTTTTTGGCCTTGATCCAAAAGTAAATGCTTTTATTGGCGCTAATTTTTTATATGCTAATTCAATTCTTAAAGCTTTTCTTGGTAATTCAGACCGATTTATCCATTCAAAAAATACTGCCGAACTTTCAAACGAGTATGCTAAAATTTACGGTTTGGATTCAAAACAAGCTTATTATGCTGGCTTATTTCATGATTTAACCAAAAAATGAACCAGACAAGAACATATTGATTTTCTTAAATCCCAAAAAATTGATGCCAGCGATCTTCAAGACTACGAACTTCACCAACTTACAGCTTCAATTTGACTAAAAAATGTTTATTTATTACCTTTTGAGCAAATAATCCGTGCTATTTCTTGTCATACAACCCTTTGTTTTGAAATGTCATTATTTGACAAGGCAATTTATGTCGCCGATAAATTAGCTCGTGGGCGTCGATTTTCAGGTATTCAAAAATTACGCGCCTTGGCAAAACAAGATTTAAATAAAGTCTTTAGCCAACTTGTAAGAATGTCCAAAATTAAGCATGAAAATATGATAAACTCAAGCAATCAAATGAAACTATATGAAAAACATCAAAATTAA
- a CDS encoding 5'-methylthioadenosine nucleosidase — translation MKNIKIKTAIFYADKQEQVNLELLGAKFIENVSVLDLNFPVYEYKNIYFFYIHSQIGLINSAIFAQTVAVKFLITNIINYGACGGSSSIDFSKMKNQLIFPKRFYLLDAKTPWYQPGQLPFEPKFYENNLIADQNFNLGSSNSFIFEENQVKDFQFVDFFDMEAFSFAQISAKNKLNFYCIKYLSDKIGQNLDISQVNLNIKQGAQNAARYALALLEKI, via the coding sequence ATGAAAAACATCAAAATTAAAACCGCTATTTTTTATGCTGATAAGCAAGAACAAGTAAATTTAGAGTTACTTGGTGCAAAATTTATAGAAAATGTTAGTGTTTTAGACCTAAATTTTCCAGTTTATGAATATAAAAATATTTATTTTTTTTATATTCATTCACAAATTGGCTTAATTAATTCGGCAATTTTTGCCCAAACAGTTGCAGTAAAATTTTTAATTACTAATATAATAAATTATGGCGCTTGTGGTGGAAGTTCATCAATTGATTTTTCAAAAATGAAAAATCAATTGATATTTCCCAAACGTTTTTATCTACTTGATGCAAAAACACCTTGATATCAGCCAGGTCAACTACCATTTGAACCTAAATTTTACGAGAATAATTTAATAGCTGATCAAAATTTTAATTTAGGTTCATCAAATAGTTTTATTTTTGAAGAAAATCAAGTAAAAGATTTTCAATTTGTTGATTTTTTTGATATGGAAGCATTTTCTTTTGCTCAAATAAGCGCCAAAAATAAGTTGAATTTTTATTGCATTAAATATCTGAGCGATAAAATTGGCCAAAATCTTGATATTTCCCAAGTTAATTTGAACATAAAACAAGGCGCTCAAAATGCCGCTAGATATGCCTTAGCTCTTCTTGAGAAAATATAA